The genome window GCAGCGTGTCCTGCCCCTGACTGACCGTGGGCACCAGAGCCACCGCCGCCATCGCGACTGCGCACGCGAGCTGACGAAATCGAGACAACGAGGCTGCGATTCGCCCGACCCCCCGGTCGCAGGGGCGGCGCTCGGCACTACGCATCGAACGTATCGCCGATCTCGGGTAACGTGAGGCACAACCAGCCCAGCTGCGATCGAAGAGTGTCCGCGAAGATCTCGCGCGTCGACCGTTCACCATGGACGAGGAACGTGTGCTCCGGTTCGCGGCGGATGCCGCGCAGCCAGCCGATCAGAGCGGCCTGATCGGCGTGCGCGGAAAGGCCGCCGATGGTGTGGATCTTCGCCCTGACCGCCACTTCCTCACCGAAGAGGCGCACGGTCTGCGCGCCGTCGACCAGCCGCCTTCCCAAGGTGCCGCCCGCTTGAAAGCCCACGATGACGATTCCGCATTCCGGACGGGGAAGGTTCTGGCGCAGGTGGTACTTGATCCGCCCTGCCTCGCACATGCCGCTCGCGGAGATGATCACCGCGCCTGAACGGACCCTGTTGAGGGCGATGGACTCCTCCACTTCCTGCACGAAGTGCACGCCGGGCGTTCCGCCGCTGCCACGCAGCCAAGCCATCGTCTCGGTGGCCTCCGGTTCCAGCACACCCATGTGCTTGAGCGTGATCTCGGTGGCCGCCAGCGCCATCGGCGAGTCCACGTAGATCTGCATTTCCGGCACGCGCTTCTCCCGGTAGAGCTGCAGCAGGAGATACACGATGTCCTGCGTGCGGCCGACGGCGAACGCGGGAATGACGACGTTTCCACCGCGCTGCGACAGCGTCTCGGTGACGGCCGCAGACAGCTCGTCCAGCGTCTGCGGCATGCCCTTGTGCAGGCGGTTGCCGTAGGTGGACTCCATCACCAGCACGTCCGCGTCCTCGACGCTTTGCGGATCGCGCATCAGGGGATGACCCGGCTGGCCGATGTCGCCGGAGAACACCATCTTGCGGGTCCTGCTGCCTTCCTCGACCCATACTTCGATGAACGCCGAGCCGAGAATGTGACCGGCATCGCGCATCCGGGCGCGGACCTTCGCGTGCGGCGCGAATTCCTCGTCGTACTGGACGCGTTTGAGCCGCTTGAGCGAGGCGTAGGCCTGAGTCACCGTGTACAGGGAGCGACCTCGACTTCGCCGCGGCGCTTTTCGCGCCGGCGGTGCTTGGTCTCCCACTCGAGCTCCTTCTCCTGGATGTGGCCGCTGTCAGGGAGCATCACGCCCAGGAGATCGGCGGTCGCCGCCGTGCAGTAGATCGGGCCCCGATAGCCCAGCATCGTCAGGCGGGGAATCAGTCCCGAATGGTCGATGTGGGCGTGCGTGAGGAGAACGAAGTCCAGTTCGCGGACGTCGAAATCCAGCGCATCGCGATTCTTGCGGTCGGTCTCGCCGCCGCCCTGAAACATGCCGCAATCGACCAGGAACTGGCACGAGGACGTGAAGACGTGAAAGCACGATCCCGTGACTTCTCCGGCGGCGCCGAGAAAGCGTATCTGCATGTCCTGCGAATCCTCCTGGTGTCAGCACTCGCGCGTGCCGGCTGCGAAACGGCGGCAAATCCATTTCTTCGATTCCGCTGCGAAGAATTCGTGCGCGCTGCCGTTCTACGCCCCTGAATGATGCGCGATCGGTCGAACCGTTGTCGACCAGGGGCCGCGCCGGCCAACCCCACGAGCGGATACAGGGTTTCCCAGCGCCGGGCATTCGATTTGCAAGAGAAGGGGCAGTGACCGGTTCGTTGCCATGTTTCCTTGCTTCAGGAGGGAGAGACATGCAGTTGCTGGACAGTATCGAGTCCCAGATGCAGGCCACGCGTCTGCCGCTCGTCGCCATCACCGTGGCCGCAGTGCCCTGCCCGGATACTCCGGTGATTCTCACTCTTCACTGGCATGGCTTCGTTCACGAGAAACTCACGGACGACCCGTCGGCCGCGGCGATCGGCTACACGCCGTTGCCCAGTTCTGCCCTGCAGTTGAACGAACCGTGGGACGACATTTGCGCGCTCGACCTCGCCGCGCTGGAAGCGGGATGGGAACTGGGCGCATGGGATGTCTCCCGCGCCGAGGCGCCTTCCTGCATGAGACCCGGTGCAGACACGCGTGAGGCTGTCGACTGCCTCAAGGCATTCGGATCATTCCCCTGGGGCGTCAACGGCAACGACGTGGTCGTCGCCGACGCGCCGGATGCGGACGAACTGGTTTCCGTCGCCGCCCGGCGCGGTTACCTGATGTGGCTTTTCCGCCCCGTGCACGGCGGCATCTGGAAGGAGGTGGCGGATGACGTCACCTTGCGGCCCGACGGTACGAGGGAGCCGCCCTGCCCGGTGGCGCCTCTTCCGGCTGTGAGGGGCAAGGCGCGCAAGACCATCTATCGCTTTGGAATCTCCCAGGGGCAGACGCCGACGGGGTTGATCATGTAGGGCCCGACGATGTGGCCCCATGCCGTCGGGAGCGCCTTGTGCCAGAACAGGCGAATGACAGGAGGGCGTACGGCGAATGGCGCCGGGCAGCCTTCGATTCGCGGTGGCGGTTTCCGCTGCGGGCCAGTATCGCGAACGACCGTCATGACCCTCGCTGCACGCGAACGTACAGGGCTCCGGCCGAAGGCAGGGATGGTGCCGCTTATCCGAATCGAACGGATGACCTACCGCTTACAAGGCGTTCCGCATGGTATCCACGGTGGTCCGAGAACTCTCGTAAAGTATTGATAAATATTCGTCGGTAAGCCATTCTAGTCCTAGACAGTCCTGAGCTATCCGGATAAAGTGGTATCCATCGTGGTATCCGGGAACCTGTCCAGCCGTGGCAACCGTCAAGAAACTGACCGATTCGAGCCTTCGGGGCTGGAAGCCGGAGGAAGGCAAGACCGAGCAACGAAAGCTGGTGGAGCGTGGGCTGTACCTCTTCCTCCGGCAACGCAAGGACGGCACGGTCGCCATGCAGTGGCAATACCGTGTTCAGGTTGCCGGTGCGCGGCGTTGGCTTTCTCTCGGTGCCTTTCCAGCGGTCGGCCTCGCCAAAGCACGGGAAGAACTCCTCCGGCATGAAGCGGTTCACGAGGCGGCCAAGAAAGGCGAAGCCGATCACCCCGTTATCACTGCGCGGCAGACTCGCAAAGCCAAGCTCGCGATGCCGACCGTCGCCCAAGTCTTCCAAGAATGGATCGCGGACAAGCGCTTAGGCAGTCCGAGGAAGCGCGGCTTGCCTGTCCGTGAGCGGACCATCGAGATACTCCAGCAGAATTACGATGCCGACATAGGAAGCCGAATCGGCGAATCGAAGATTGCGACCGTCACGGGAACGGCTCTTAGAGGATGCGTCGACGCCGCGCGAACCCGACGGGCGCCCGGTGCCGCAGCGATGGTTTACCGCACCCTTCGAGGGCTGATCCGGTTCGCCATAAAGCGGGGCTACATCTCCGGGGGTTGATCCCATGCAAGGCATGGAGAACCCTCGCCCTACCGTGCTGCCGAGCCGAATGCCGCAAACGATGCGGAGGTTCTGGCGTTGCTGCGGACCTTGGACTCCTCGCGGCTATGGCCGTCGACTCGGTACGCCGTCGAGTTTCAGCTACTGACTGGCGCGCGGCCCGGTGAGGTTCGTCTCGCGACTCGGTCCGAAATTGATCTCGAAGCCCGGACTTGGACTCTGCCAAGCGAGCGAGTCAAATCCGACCGGGCTTTCCAAGTGCATCTGTCGCCGCGCGCCATAGAGATTGTAAGAGTCGCGTTCGAACTGCCTCGCGAATCCGGCGATTACCTCTTTCCCGGTTACGAGGGCGCAGCCTTGGAGAAAATGGCCGTTGCTCGTGCTCTTCGGCGACTCGCTCCTCGCGTTACCCAAAAAGGGGGCAAGGCTCTTCGTCCCCATGATTTGCGCAAGACGTTCCGGACGATGCTGTCCCGGCTCGGTGTTCAGCCGCACATTGCCGAACTTTGCCTCAATCATCTTGAGACCGAGACGATGCGCCGCGTTTACGACGGGTATGACTACGGGGCGGAAATGGCGGATGCGTGGGAGCGGGTCTCTAGCCATATCACAGCGCTGCGATCCGGGGGCGCTCAAGTCATCTCGATTCGTGCAACGGCGACCGAAATCCCGGCAAAGATCGCTTGACCGATTCGTCACAGGTTAGTCAGTGAACCTGCGCTGACTGTCTACTGCGGGAGACTTTGTCGTGCCGCGCATAACGCCTAGTCAAGCTCAGCCCACTTTCATCGCTCGTCCGGTTCCATTGTCGGAGAAGGCGAAAGAAGAGCTTCTCCGAATCGTCGGCTATGGGCACATAGACCTTTTGGAAGAGTCGCTGGCACATCAGATGCCCGACGCTGCTGTCGTTTCCACGCGTCCAGGTGAACCTGTGGTTCTGGTCCGAGGTGTCATTGTCGAAGGTGCGCGAGAGAAGTCCAAGGCAGGACAGATGATTCTGGAAGTGGAAGCCGCCTTGGGACTCGGCGTCAACGGAGCCGAGCACCTGGACAAGATTCCCCGTGCTTCGGACTACAAAACGGTCTACGAGGGTCTAGCGAGAGATTCGCTCGCCTTGCTCAATAAGCTGACAGGGCTATCGCAATACTACCGCGACCAGTTTGCGGCCTGCGAAGTGGACGTCTATGAAATCGACCGGACCCTAGCAACGCTCGCCGATACGTCAGTGAGGCTAGAAGCGAAGTTTGCCAACATCTCTTCGAAGGGTGCGCCCAAGAAGCTCGCCCTTCTGGAGACGATTTCCCGCTTGAGGCGGATCTTTCGGGATTACTACGCGGGGCCAATGAGTGAGGCGACATCACGCGGGGCCGCCCGACTCAAGTCGCCTCAACAACACGCGGAATTCAACTTTGTATGGTGCGCAGTCCGAGACGCTCGGCTCATGGCCGACAACCCAAGGAATCTTCTCCTCTTGGAGGAGTGGCTTCGGGATCCCAAGACTGCACAGAGAGAGGACCGAAACGAGACCATCTCTCGAATAGCTAAGGCTAACTACGCAAGACAGGCGGTTCAAGAGAAGAAGGACGCAAGAAAGAAGGGCGGTACCCCGAACGAGAAAAGCAAGACAAAGAAACCGGGGCGCTAGCCGGTCTCGTGTACAGCAGAAGTGAAGAGCGACGCAGGGAAAAGTGTACGTCTACGTTTACCTTTTTCCCGGCGTGACTTGCTGGACGTTCCGAACTCGATCTAGATAATTCGAAACCGTGATCCGACTACCTCGTTCGCTCGGTCGCGGCCAAAGAAGTCCAAGTGCGGATCACTGGCCCAAGACCCAGGAGAAGCCGCATGGCAGTAAGTCATTCCCCGAAGCAGTTCCCCAATTCCGCACCGGCAGTACGTCGCTTTCTTCGTATTAGGGCCGTGCTCGAACAGACGGGCCTTTCCGCAGCGCACTTTATGCGCACATCGCAGAGGGTCGGTTTCCTCGGGGCGTATCTATCGGTGAGCGCGCCGTTGCGTGGCCTTCGGACGAAGTCGCAGCATGGATAGACGAGCGGGTCGCCTCGTCGCGCCGTGCGTCCTGACCGGAGGAACAACATGCAACCGGTACCCAAGAAACAAAACGCCGCGCGGGGGCGCGGCGTCCAAAGCGAGAACTCAACAAAGCAGACTACAGGCGTAAGTGTGGCTGAGTTGTCGGAGACCATCAAGGCCCGGCTCTTGTCGGGCGAGTCTGTCTGCTTGATCCAGTTTTGCGAATCCCAAAGGGCCGCAGCAATGGGCGCGATTGCCTTGCTTCGGGACGAACTCCCGATCCGCTGCCAGTGGGTCACGATCAGGGAATCTCATTTGTCCGAGACCCGGCTTCGTGCGCGCCGCTACGCAATCCCCGGAGAGCATTTGCATGGGCAGGTGGCGCCATGATGACGGACCATCTCGACGAATTTGCCGACGCCATTCGGGCGGCAGGACTCAATCCGCCAGAGCGCATTCTTGACGACGGAAAGCTCCATCGCTTCGCCCCGAACGGAA of Betaproteobacteria bacterium contains these proteins:
- a CDS encoding site-specific integrase, whose translation is MLRTLDSSRLWPSTRYAVEFQLLTGARPGEVRLATRSEIDLEARTWTLPSERVKSDRAFQVHLSPRAIEIVRVAFELPRESGDYLFPGYEGAALEKMAVARALRRLAPRVTQKGGKALRPHDLRKTFRTMLSRLGVQPHIAELCLNHLETETMRRVYDGYDYGAEMADAWERVSSHITALRSGGAQVISIRATATEIPAKIA
- a CDS encoding diguanylate cyclase, with product MQLLDSIESQMQATRLPLVAITVAAVPCPDTPVILTLHWHGFVHEKLTDDPSAAAIGYTPLPSSALQLNEPWDDICALDLAALEAGWELGAWDVSRAEAPSCMRPGADTREAVDCLKAFGSFPWGVNGNDVVVADAPDADELVSVAARRGYLMWLFRPVHGGIWKEVADDVTLRPDGTREPPCPVAPLPAVRGKARKTIYRFGISQGQTPTGLIM
- a CDS encoding DUF4102 domain-containing protein, which translates into the protein MATVKKLTDSSLRGWKPEEGKTEQRKLVERGLYLFLRQRKDGTVAMQWQYRVQVAGARRWLSLGAFPAVGLAKAREELLRHEAVHEAAKKGEADHPVITARQTRKAKLAMPTVAQVFQEWIADKRLGSPRKRGLPVRERTIEILQQNYDADIGSRIGESKIATVTGTALRGCVDAARTRRAPGAAAMVYRTLRGLIRFAIKRGYISGG